GAGCCCTAAAATGTAAGTTttagagttaatttcctgcaattctagacattttgccatggagcatAGAGAAAAGGTTGCAGTTAAAAAGCAAGTtgactgcaattctacacattttgccttagggtggagagaagatttagcaattttataactGATTTCATGAGATTcgactcattttgccatggggcaaagGGGAAAAAATGTCcgtttacagctaatttcctgcaattctacacattcttccatagggtggagagaaatgtttgcagtttttaatgatatctgagtgagcgtGACTTACAAAATCAATGGGGACCACCCCGGTCAGTAACTCGACCATgactactacaagtttagatcgCTGGCTGCTAGACTAACTtatcaataaaaaaatgttttgctgacattgagtggctaattgagtgactgtcagtgactgacaaacataagagaaaaactgctgaggCAGAACCAAATTTCAAAATTACACAGTTCCTACAAAAGGGGGGCTGTGGGTCGTAAATTGCCCATccctgctgtaggtcatgtaactatttgttacatgcaatatttgcATTGTGGACATCATCGGAAAGACGCTACTCTCCGGTTTTGTTAGGAAACAAAAGTGTGGTTAAATGTATTCAGCCACTGTGTGACTTGTCTTTGCCTAACGGGTTAcagagcaaacaatgcaattatcactacacataggttgtaatatgtatTTTTCCTGGCTTGGCTACCCCAGTAATTTGACACATGCACCGCAACTGCCAATTAAGAGCTTGATGACTAGAACAATAGTCTGGAATATAACAAGTATGTAGACCGGCTAGAGGGTCCCTGAAGAGTGTgcagggaaacactgggttaggattTGAGGAGGAAGGAAGCATTTTTTAAGAATCTAAAACTAAAGAGTTGAACTCAGACCTCTCTTctgcttcttcctctcctcctcctctccaacaGGTGGCGCCTCTTCACAGCCGGTGTCCTGCTTGGGAGCATTTCCTACCGGACCAGTAaggcagaagaaaaaaaataaagtaTTTTAATATAACAGCACCCATCTTCCTGATAGGAAAAATaagggagggagtgggagactGTCTGATGGAACTCACCTACACTCATTCTGGCAAACACATCTGGGAAGTTCTTCTCCAGCCACTGCCTGCATTTGGCTGGCTCAGGCATGTACTCACAATACTCTGTTGGCAAGGAGCACACTGCAAAAAAAAAGTACATGGAGAAGTGTTAGACCTTGACAATAATGTGACATTACAAAACAATGTTTTAGGAATTGGCCATGATCATCTATAGATCACTAGAATAgcgtgccattttggacgcaatCATTCACTTACCTCCACAGTACTGGACTTTCGTTGGGTGCTTTGTGTTCGGGTAAGCACTCCCATGATGGTCTCCTTTGTTTTCTGGTAAACTTGTCTCTGCATTCTCAGTAGTAGCCATGATCGATTATCTGAACAGAGGGGAAAAAGGTTAATTAGGTAAAGTATGCCTTCAAATCGAACGAACAGTGAGAATCATAGACAATCAGTATTTTACCACTAACAACATGGCTTAGTCATGATCCTGGACCCTCAACAATGGATTGGTCTGATGACAGCAAACATACATTGTCAAAGCACTGAAAACAGATGCCTGTCAGTCATGGCCTGCCATGTCAGTCAACATGGATGCATAACACCAAACTTCACCACATAAACTGCTGCAATATATTTTTGACAGAatagtgctgctgctgctattGCAGTGACATTGCAACTCAATAAATTAGCCAACACCCCCATCTTCAGCTAAGCAGCTACATGATGtcatacattatatatacagaCGTATGTGGactccccttcaaattagtggattcggctagttcagccacaccagttgctgacaggtgtataaaattgagcacaccgccatgcaatctccatagacaaacattggcagcagaatggccttaatgaagagctcagtgactttcaacttggaaacatcatagaatgccacctttccaacaagtcagttagtcaaatttctatCCTGGTAGAGctgcaactgtaagtgctgttattgtgaagtggaaacgtctaggagcaacaacggttcagctgcgaaatggtaggccacacaagctcacagaacgggaccgctgagtgctgatgcgtgtaaaaaatagtctgtcctcacttgcaacactcactacagagttccaaactgcctctggaagcaacatcagcacaagaactgttcgtcgggactttcatgaaatgggtttccatggccgagcagtcgcacacaagcctaagctcaccatgcgcaatgccaagcgttggctggagtggtgtaaagctcgtcgccattggactctggcgcagtggaaacgcgttatctgtagtgatgaatcacgcttcaccatctggcagtccgatgtacgaatctgggtttggcggatgccaggagaacgctacctgcccgaatgcatagtgccaactgtaaagtttggtggaggaagaataatggtctggggctgttttttcatggtttgggccccttagttcaagtgaagggaaatcttaacaatacagcatacaatgacattctagatgattctgtgcttccaacattctggaaacagtttggggaaggccatttcatgattcagcatggcaatgcccatgtgcacaaagcgaggtccatacagaactgGCTGGTCAAGATCTGTGTGGAAAAACTTAaccggcctgcacagagccctacaagcaaccccatcgaacacctttgggatgaattggatcgccgactgcgagccaggcctaatcgctcaacatcagtgcccaacctcactaatgctcgtgtggctgaatggaagcaaatccctgcagcaatgtttcaagaatctagtggaaagcctaccagaagagtggaggctgttatagcagcaaaatgggggagacaaactccatattaatgcccatgactttgAAATGATATGTTCAAAGAGTAGGTATCCACATATgtttggtcatgtaatgtaccTCGgtcttagctagctaacaggctGAGGATCAATCTCTAGCAACAAAGATGATTGATATTAATTCACAAAGTCAAAGATAGGTAGAATTGTATGACAATTTCCATACATCTGCTGTTGAAACTCAGTCTGTCAGACATAATTAGCCAGCAATTGCGTTAAATTGCTAACTTGCATGATGCCTATATTCTGGTGCCTTTGCCAGACAAAATTGGAAGGTAACATTTTATTGTAAACGGTGACCAATCATACAGACAATCATAGCTAGGATATATCCAAGACTAGCTACAAGTTAGATCGCTATGGTAACTGGCGAGCTAGCTTCAAGAGCTGGTGAGCTAGCTAATATTTTTGACAACTGCCTAGTTTCTTGGCTGAGACTTCATTCATAGCTGGCTAGATACCTAGCTATACTAACTAACGGCGCAGTCAATGTTACAcagcagtagctagctagcattacctCCAAGTCAATCAACGGAAAGACAACATACCCCTCGAAAACGACCTTATTATTGTTGACTGTTTAACAAAACCGTAAGCATTATTAAGTAAAGTTAAAACAAATCGTTTAATTAGAATAATGCTTAGTTATAACCACTAGTTTTAACAGCTTGAGGCTCACACCTAATGCCTGATTTGGCTAGGGGTCCTGTCAATGCCTCTTGGAACGCACGCACGTCTACGGCAATAAATAGTAGGCGTTGTCTTAGTTGCCTGCATTATCACTTCTAAAAAGACAAACAATTTGTCAAAGAAATAGCTATAAATTGCATTTAATATAACATTACAATGCAatgaaaaataaagtaaaaaatatctAACATATGTAACTCCTATTATGGTTTTATATTGACGTTATACGACAGGCATTCACATGTATGCCTTGACAATCGTCCGCACCCATCAcaagtttattttttattgcgTTACACCAGCGTTTCTTAAATGGTGGGTCGCGACGTAAATGTATAATTACTTCATTAATTAGtggaattgatttggccaagtgAACTGCGCTCTCCGTTCAGTGCGTTCTCTGCTTAGCAGTGGtgtctgctcagtttggctgctGCGCGAGTGGTAGAGGGAGATGCCCGTGTGCTTCGCGGTTTACCGGATCTTTTTTCTGCAGTTTACTTGAAGATCACTCCGCGACCCACACACTGCAGCGCAGTCGTTCAAGCCACTGACTTGTTATTCCCGCTCGCCATCACTCACCGCTTCCATGAAATGGACTCAAGCTagccacaagttctgactgagcCCAATCGTCATGAAACGCAAATACAGTGATGACTTTCTGTCTCTTTCATACACATTTTGAGAAATAACGAGGagcgcccacaatgtgttttgtgtggggaagtgcttagtaatga
The sequence above is a segment of the Salvelinus alpinus chromosome 1, SLU_Salpinus.1, whole genome shotgun sequence genome. Coding sequences within it:
- the LOC139554659 gene encoding density-regulated protein-like isoform X1 produces the protein MATTENAETSLPENKGDHHGSAYPNTKHPTKVQYCGVCSLPTEYCEYMPEPAKCRQWLEKNFPDVFARMSVGPVGNAPKQDTGCEEAPPVGEEEERKKQKRGGRGQIKQKKKTVPQKITIAKIPRAKKKYVTRVCGMNTFDIDLKEAQRFFAQKFSCGASVTAEDEIIIQGDFTDDIIDVIQEKWPEVDDDSIDDLGEVKK